Proteins encoded together in one Thermococcus sp. window:
- a CDS encoding cytidine/deoxycytidylate deaminase family protein: protein MGIEIYLDREKAERIRRIRPTKDEYFMLIAKLVSLRATCPRLRVGAVAVKDGYILATGYNGAPRGMNHCIDVGCLIVDGHCHRAVHAEQNVIAMAARKGISLEGATLYVTHFPCDTCFKLLINAGIKEIVYEEMYPNEATEILLREAQEKGIVKIRQFKLPKERVRAFLEELFGEFI from the coding sequence ATGGGAATAGAGATTTACCTCGACAGGGAAAAGGCCGAGAGGATTAGAAGGATAAGACCCACTAAAGACGAATACTTCATGCTCATAGCCAAACTCGTTTCCCTCAGGGCAACGTGTCCAAGGCTTCGCGTTGGGGCCGTGGCTGTTAAGGACGGCTACATCTTGGCTACTGGCTACAACGGTGCACCGAGGGGAATGAACCACTGCATTGATGTAGGCTGTCTCATCGTTGACGGCCACTGCCATAGAGCCGTTCACGCGGAGCAGAACGTCATAGCGATGGCGGCTAGAAAGGGCATAAGCCTCGAAGGGGCAACGCTATACGTTACTCACTTTCCCTGCGATACCTGTTTCAAGCTTCTGATAAACGCTGGCATAAAGGAGATTGTTTACGAGGAGATGTATCCAAACGAGGCAACGGAAATACTCCTCAGAGAGGCCCAAGAGAAGGGAATAGTAAAGATTAGACAGTTCAAACTACCAAAGGAGCGCGTTAGAGCGTTCCTCGAAGAACTCTTTGGGGAGTTCATTTGA
- a CDS encoding serine/threonine-protein kinase RIO2, with translation MVSKLLALEAYPRLRDLDFRILRGVELNMRHHKWVPLEDIARFARVDVETASFRLGKLDDMSLVRRRSDIGYIGYQLTIHGYDVLAIRALARKGVVEAISTTQIGVGKDADVYVGITPTGEKVAVKFNRIGGRTASRRAGYHSHVFADKHHTSWLYVSRLIAKKEYDALVLLSPIARVPKPVAWNRHVLVMEFVEGTELAELRDDELTREEAENFLDRILEEYLKIVRFGIVHSDLSEFNVVLTGDDILIIDWAQHLTTANPESYELLKRDLNVIINAFRRRWRVNRSFDEIWPAFEEAWHESRGEGHGD, from the coding sequence ATGGTAAGCAAACTGCTGGCTCTTGAGGCCTACCCGCGCCTCCGCGACCTGGACTTCAGAATCCTCAGGGGAGTAGAGCTAAACATGAGACACCACAAGTGGGTTCCACTGGAGGACATAGCCCGCTTCGCGAGGGTGGACGTTGAAACGGCGTCCTTTCGGTTGGGCAAGCTAGACGACATGTCCCTAGTCAGACGGAGGAGCGACATAGGATACATAGGCTACCAGCTGACGATACACGGCTACGATGTCCTGGCCATAAGGGCACTCGCGAGGAAGGGTGTCGTGGAGGCGATAAGTACAACCCAGATAGGCGTTGGAAAGGACGCCGACGTTTACGTTGGAATAACGCCAACCGGCGAGAAGGTCGCCGTTAAGTTCAACAGGATAGGCGGAAGGACGGCTTCCCGGAGGGCGGGCTACCATTCCCACGTCTTCGCGGACAAGCACCACACGAGCTGGCTCTACGTTTCAAGGCTCATAGCCAAGAAGGAGTACGACGCACTGGTTCTTCTCAGCCCAATAGCGAGGGTTCCAAAGCCGGTAGCGTGGAACCGGCACGTTCTGGTAATGGAGTTCGTTGAGGGAACCGAACTGGCCGAGCTAAGGGACGACGAGCTCACCAGAGAGGAAGCCGAGAACTTCCTCGACAGAATCCTGGAGGAGTACCTCAAGATAGTGCGCTTTGGAATAGTCCACTCCGACCTGAGCGAGTTTAACGTCGTATTAACAGGGGACGACATCCTGATAATAGACTGGGCACAACACCTCACAACCGCCAACCCCGAGAGCTACGAGCTGTTGAAGAGGGATTTGAACGTCATAATCAACGCCTTTAGGAGAAGGTGGAGAGTTAACAGGAGCTTTGATGAAATCTGGCCGGCCTTTGAGGAGGCATGGCATGAGAGCAGGGGGGAGGGGCATGGTGATTAA
- a CDS encoding DUF1102 domain-containing protein, producing the protein MRKNLALGIFGLLVAFGLVLGSGANFRDYNADRSVHWDIVSDDNELIDLTPIQPYAYINDGGVLVVDISPNNPNYPGYGQGLSPNSEYNFDEVFAVSNDLWEDNMSIVVRITNANTAIQFYGADHDIHDVSTGAVVYASDMAKNDVCFLLSPGEAVKVGMDFDVGNLPLNTTESSTIHIQAYRLGTEPSELVGKCGQGS; encoded by the coding sequence ATGAGAAAAAACCTTGCACTTGGAATTTTTGGCCTGCTCGTGGCCTTTGGTCTCGTTCTTGGCTCTGGAGCCAACTTCCGGGACTACAATGCTGACAGGAGTGTCCACTGGGACATAGTCAGCGACGATAACGAGCTTATTGACCTGACGCCGATTCAGCCCTACGCCTACATAAACGACGGTGGCGTCCTCGTCGTTGATATAAGTCCCAACAACCCGAACTACCCGGGCTACGGCCAGGGTCTGAGCCCGAACTCGGAGTACAACTTTGATGAGGTCTTCGCCGTAAGCAACGACCTCTGGGAGGACAACATGAGCATAGTCGTGAGGATTACCAACGCCAACACCGCTATACAGTTCTATGGGGCGGACCACGATATCCACGACGTCAGCACCGGGGCAGTTGTTTACGCCAGCGACATGGCCAAGAACGACGTCTGCTTCCTCCTTAGTCCGGGGGAGGCCGTTAAGGTCGGTATGGACTTCGACGTTGGGAACTTACCTCTCAACACCACGGAAAGTAGCACGATACACATTCAGGCATACAGGCTCGGCACTGAACCCAGTGAACTCGTCGGCAAGTGTGGCCAGGGGTCATGA
- a CDS encoding BlaI/MecI/CopY family transcriptional regulator has protein sequence MEPHEFKLTEEGIKAVLPPLEAEIMEHMWKVKVATAGQVYEYMKQKHPEIRRSTISILMNRLCEKGLLSRRVEKGRGGMRYVYSITTTREEFEQKVVQSILDALMTNFREATYAYISRIKK, from the coding sequence ATGGAGCCCCATGAGTTCAAGCTCACAGAGGAGGGCATTAAAGCTGTTCTTCCTCCACTTGAGGCTGAGATAATGGAACACATGTGGAAAGTGAAAGTCGCAACCGCAGGCCAAGTTTATGAGTACATGAAACAAAAACACCCAGAAATAAGACGATCTACCATAAGTATTCTAATGAACCGCCTCTGCGAAAAAGGGCTTTTATCAAGGAGAGTTGAGAAGGGCAGAGGTGGAATGAGATATGTATACTCAATAACAACGACAAGAGAAGAGTTTGAGCAAAAAGTTGTTCAGAGTATTCTCGATGCTTTGATGACGAACTTCAGAGAGGCAACTTATGCATATATCTCAAGGATAAAGAAGTGA
- a CDS encoding proteasome-activating nucleotidase: protein MSIEDANIPESYDDYITFLKRRIRQLELQVRTLEADKERLERELSRLRMEMSRLRQPPAFAGNVIEVLDDERAIVQNYNGPRFVVRIAPWIERDKLKPGSRVALDQRTMAIVELLPTEKDPSVLGFEVIERPKVTYDDIGGLEKQLQELREAIELPLKHPELFEKVGIEPPKGVLLYGPPGCGKTLMAKALAREVNATFIRVVGSELVRKFIGEGARLVHELFELAKEKAPTIIFIDEIDAIGAKRMDETTGGEREVNRTLMQLLAEMDGFDPRGNVKVIAATNRPDILDPALLRPGRFDRLIEVPLPDFRGRLEILKVHTRKMNLKDVDLRIIAELTEGASGADLKAIATEAGMFAIRDRREYVTQNDFLKAVEKVLGAERKLAQAIAMHEVMYG from the coding sequence ATGAGTATTGAAGATGCCAACATCCCGGAAAGTTACGATGACTACATCACATTCTTGAAAAGAAGGATTAGACAGCTCGAACTCCAAGTGAGAACGCTCGAAGCCGATAAGGAGAGACTGGAGAGGGAACTTTCGCGATTGAGGATGGAGATGTCGAGGCTCAGACAGCCCCCGGCCTTTGCGGGCAACGTTATCGAGGTTCTCGACGACGAGAGGGCTATAGTCCAGAACTACAACGGACCGCGCTTCGTTGTTAGAATCGCCCCCTGGATTGAGAGGGACAAGCTCAAGCCCGGCTCAAGGGTAGCCCTCGACCAGAGGACGATGGCGATAGTGGAACTCCTTCCGACTGAGAAGGACCCGAGCGTTCTCGGCTTCGAGGTCATAGAGAGGCCAAAGGTCACGTACGATGACATCGGCGGTCTGGAGAAACAACTCCAGGAACTCAGGGAGGCCATAGAGCTTCCGCTCAAACATCCAGAACTCTTTGAAAAGGTCGGGATAGAACCGCCAAAGGGCGTCCTCCTCTACGGCCCGCCGGGCTGTGGAAAGACCCTTATGGCAAAGGCCCTTGCGAGGGAAGTTAACGCCACCTTTATACGCGTAGTCGGTAGCGAACTCGTGAGGAAGTTCATCGGCGAGGGTGCCCGGTTGGTTCACGAGCTGTTTGAACTCGCCAAGGAGAAGGCCCCAACGATAATCTTCATAGACGAGATTGACGCCATAGGCGCGAAGAGGATGGACGAAACGACGGGTGGCGAGAGAGAGGTTAACAGAACCCTCATGCAACTTTTAGCGGAGATGGACGGCTTCGACCCGCGCGGAAACGTCAAGGTCATAGCCGCAACCAACAGGCCCGACATACTCGACCCTGCATTGCTAAGGCCGGGCAGGTTCGACAGACTCATAGAGGTTCCGCTCCCGGACTTCCGCGGAAGGCTTGAGATACTCAAGGTTCACACGAGGAAGATGAACCTGAAGGACGTTGACCTGCGCATCATAGCCGAGCTCACAGAGGGCGCGAGCGGCGCTGACCTAAAGGCGATAGCGACGGAAGCTGGCATGTTCGCAATCAGAGACAGGCGCGAGTACGTTACGCAGAATGACTTCCTCAAGGCGGTCGAGAAGGTCTTGGGAGCCGAGAGGAAGCTCGCCCAGGCGATAGCGATGCACGAGGTCATGTACGGCTGA
- a CDS encoding DUF2304 family protein yields MYAVQMITLVVVVTLMVYVLGKYRSGEVEWGDFLFWEAILLGLFIVAFFPVRIANEIKNILGLGRGLDALFVVAIGLAYLMIFKVYLAVDRTEREITELTRKVAIELEEINERLEEIEKKLK; encoded by the coding sequence ATGTACGCAGTCCAGATGATAACCCTCGTCGTTGTGGTTACCCTCATGGTTTATGTCCTCGGCAAATACAGGAGCGGTGAAGTTGAGTGGGGGGACTTCCTGTTCTGGGAGGCAATTCTGCTCGGTCTGTTCATCGTCGCGTTTTTCCCGGTTAGGATTGCAAACGAAATCAAAAATATACTTGGCCTTGGCCGTGGGCTGGATGCCCTTTTCGTCGTTGCCATAGGTCTGGCATATCTCATGATATTCAAGGTTTACTTGGCCGTTGACAGAACCGAGCGCGAAATAACGGAACTCACTAGAAAGGTCGCCATCGAGCTTGAGGAAATAAACGAAAGGCTTGAGGAAATTGAGAAAAAGCTCAAATGA
- a CDS encoding signal peptidase I: MKKLLEFTFAFIVVVFLLGSLAGFFLNRPVFLSYAYSDSMTPTINRGDLFLMNPLARNFEVGDIVVFHKRDGWTVHRIFAITGNGILTKGDNNVATDQQDGLYPPVKDSDVAGKVVVLFSKPLLLRGGGDLINSIRLKLDNPYAIAILLIAGAVLTFSGGNKKRKRVKYYRVSVKTLYAVASALIIAGFLFVTVASWGTLALTYSSTLAGNQREGWYLPGSTFDRNLTLENNAFYPFYYFVDGESERAHLTGPTFFRIGGGSSVTFSVHVTVPRDTRIYREEFGVRSYPAVLPASFVVFLYSLSPYLPLVAYATLLAGLLVVFYCLAGISEGDVLRIRKRRGSFLSKLLGDG; this comes from the coding sequence ATGAAGAAACTGCTCGAGTTCACGTTTGCTTTCATCGTGGTTGTCTTTCTCCTTGGTTCGTTAGCCGGCTTTTTCCTGAACCGCCCCGTGTTTCTGTCCTATGCCTATTCCGATAGCATGACGCCCACCATAAACAGAGGCGACCTCTTTCTGATGAACCCGCTCGCGAGGAACTTCGAGGTCGGCGATATCGTGGTCTTCCACAAGCGCGACGGCTGGACGGTCCACAGGATTTTCGCGATAACGGGGAATGGCATCTTGACCAAGGGCGACAACAACGTCGCCACCGACCAGCAGGACGGCCTTTATCCTCCTGTCAAAGATTCAGATGTGGCAGGAAAGGTGGTCGTTCTCTTCAGTAAGCCACTCCTCCTCAGAGGTGGCGGAGACCTGATTAACTCCATAAGGTTGAAGCTGGACAACCCCTATGCGATAGCCATTCTCCTCATCGCCGGTGCCGTTCTCACCTTCTCCGGCGGGAATAAAAAACGAAAACGGGTCAAATACTACCGAGTGAGCGTTAAGACCCTCTACGCCGTCGCGTCGGCCCTCATAATAGCGGGCTTCCTCTTTGTTACTGTCGCCTCGTGGGGAACGCTAGCCCTTACATACTCCTCAACCCTGGCCGGCAACCAGAGGGAGGGCTGGTATCTACCCGGCTCGACCTTTGATAGGAACCTCACCCTTGAGAACAACGCATTTTACCCCTTCTACTACTTCGTGGACGGTGAAAGTGAGCGAGCACACCTGACCGGGCCGACGTTCTTTCGCATAGGTGGGGGTTCAAGTGTCACCTTCTCGGTTCATGTTACCGTTCCTCGGGACACGAGAATTTACAGGGAGGAGTTCGGGGTCAGGTCGTATCCGGCCGTTCTTCCTGCTTCCTTCGTGGTTTTCCTTTACTCCCTCAGCCCCTACCTTCCGCTCGTTGCCTACGCTACTCTTCTCGCGGGACTGCTCGTGGTCTTCTACTGCCTTGCGGGGATTTCGGAGGGGGACGTCCTTAGAATCAGAAAACGGAGGGGAAGTTTCCTTTCCAAACTTCTAGGAGATGGTTAG
- a CDS encoding M48 family metalloprotease, with translation MLYLILIIEVILLLGALGDLGIITTIGAMAFLTVLYIWATKHKFGENLIPLDREEMPWLYDGIAELARKANIPMPRIYLLDDYIPNAYSFGNTIVLSLGLFEVLDEEEIIAVAAHELGHIKNRDTRWFPLIIYGRALMMITTLLLVLAGNLPVKATSLILYLAYELARSDFMKKREFLADETALRLLSVPLSLKRALEELKYYEDLRMKVKVSAVPSIEPNIEREKRFAFFTETHPSYEERIIRITFEMNNLMRMKQVQ, from the coding sequence ATGCTTTACCTCATCCTTATAATCGAGGTTATACTCCTCCTTGGTGCTCTCGGAGACCTCGGGATTATAACCACAATAGGAGCAATGGCATTCCTCACCGTGCTGTACATATGGGCAACAAAACACAAATTTGGAGAGAACCTCATTCCCCTAGACCGGGAAGAAATGCCCTGGCTCTACGATGGCATCGCTGAACTCGCCAGAAAGGCAAACATTCCAATGCCCCGAATTTATCTGCTCGACGACTACATACCCAACGCATACTCCTTTGGGAATACAATAGTTTTATCTCTTGGCCTCTTCGAAGTTCTGGATGAAGAGGAGATAATAGCAGTTGCTGCGCATGAACTTGGCCATATAAAGAACCGCGACACCAGGTGGTTTCCTTTGATAATTTACGGTAGGGCCCTGATGATGATAACAACGTTACTTCTTGTTTTGGCTGGAAACCTGCCAGTAAAAGCCACATCTCTCATTCTTTACCTGGCGTACGAACTTGCGAGAAGTGACTTCATGAAAAAGAGGGAGTTCTTAGCAGATGAAACTGCCCTTAGACTACTGTCAGTTCCCCTAAGCCTCAAAAGGGCTCTTGAAGAGCTTAAGTACTACGAAGACCTGAGAATGAAGGTAAAGGTCAGCGCCGTTCCGAGCATTGAGCCAAATATAGAGAGGGAAAAGCGCTTTGCATTTTTCACGGAAACACATCCAAGCTACGAGGAAAGAATCATACGAATAACCTTTGAAATGAACAACCTAATGAGAATGAAGCAGGTGCAGTAA
- a CDS encoding glycosyltransferase 4 family protein, with amino-acid sequence MIVMISLIALILSLALTAYIKDAMKRAGIVGKDIHKPEKPEVPEMGGLAIVLTVGILGALLGSDALAVFLLFGLIGVVDDITNLRQSHKVALSLLVSVPVAFLNVGRSVDVFGYSLNLGLLYPVFAVLFVTGSANLVNMLAGFNGLEVGTSAIILCFLALITEGTARDLALIGLGASLGFLWWNRYPARVFPGDTGTLSLGALIGLVGILGKVEVYTAIMLIPHFLDFTIKALGVRFGVRKHGRTEVLPDGTLKAPPYPSFLGTIMKRVRVTEPKLVAIVWGIEFILGLLVWVLSQLP; translated from the coding sequence ATGATAGTGATGATTTCACTTATAGCTTTAATCCTTTCGCTCGCACTAACGGCGTACATAAAGGACGCGATGAAAAGGGCAGGAATCGTGGGTAAAGATATACACAAGCCCGAAAAGCCCGAGGTTCCCGAGATGGGGGGGTTGGCGATAGTTCTGACCGTTGGAATCCTCGGGGCGCTCCTGGGGTCAGATGCACTCGCGGTTTTCCTGCTCTTCGGTCTGATTGGGGTTGTTGATGACATAACGAACCTGAGGCAGTCCCATAAAGTGGCACTATCGCTCCTCGTCTCAGTCCCGGTGGCGTTTTTAAATGTCGGAAGGAGCGTTGACGTTTTCGGATATTCACTGAACCTAGGCCTTCTCTACCCGGTATTTGCCGTGCTCTTCGTCACGGGTTCGGCAAATTTGGTCAACATGCTGGCCGGATTCAACGGTCTCGAAGTTGGCACGAGCGCGATAATACTCTGCTTTTTAGCGCTCATCACGGAAGGAACCGCAAGGGACCTCGCGTTGATTGGCCTTGGGGCCTCCCTTGGCTTCCTCTGGTGGAACAGGTATCCTGCAAGGGTCTTCCCCGGCGACACAGGAACGCTGAGCCTTGGAGCTCTGATAGGCCTCGTTGGAATTCTCGGCAAGGTCGAGGTTTACACAGCAATCATGCTGATTCCCCACTTTCTGGACTTCACGATAAAAGCCCTGGGAGTTCGTTTTGGCGTGAGGAAGCACGGGAGAACGGAAGTTTTGCCAGACGGAACGCTAAAGGCACCGCCGTATCCGAGCTTCCTGGGAACGATAATGAAAAGGGTTAGGGTTACGGAGCCAAAACTCGTGGCAATCGTCTGGGGAATAGAGTTTATCCTTGGCCTTCTCGTCTGGGTTCTGAGTCAATTACCTTGA
- a CDS encoding DUF1102 domain-containing protein, whose product MNKLFGLALLMVGMLLAVGAGANFRYYSAERQASFDVVSDDNELIDLTALQPYVTYDAGKLYVDISQYNPNHPADGGAGMSPNTTYVFEEMFEVSNELWENNGTDYPICVTIKTSHPDVLIFAGTYDSPMAGSAHNINFTVTHGNPVPIGMVFDNTNSAMQGYQFQMSIEAVAGACPSEGP is encoded by the coding sequence ATGAATAAACTGTTTGGACTGGCTTTACTGATGGTTGGAATGCTCCTGGCAGTTGGTGCCGGGGCGAACTTCAGGTATTACTCTGCCGAGAGGCAGGCAAGCTTCGACGTTGTGTCCGACGACAACGAGCTTATTGACTTAACTGCTCTCCAGCCCTACGTGACCTACGACGCTGGAAAGCTCTACGTTGACATCAGCCAGTATAATCCAAACCACCCTGCCGATGGGGGTGCCGGAATGAGCCCGAACACAACCTACGTCTTTGAGGAGATGTTCGAGGTAAGCAACGAGCTCTGGGAGAACAACGGGACGGACTACCCGATATGCGTCACCATAAAGACCTCACACCCAGATGTACTTATCTTCGCCGGAACCTACGACAGCCCTATGGCCGGATCGGCCCACAACATAAACTTCACCGTAACCCACGGAAACCCCGTTCCGATTGGAATGGTATTCGACAACACCAACTCCGCAATGCAGGGATACCAGTTCCAGATGAGCATTGAGGCCGTCGCTGGAGCCTGCCCTAGCGAGGGCCCGTGA
- a CDS encoding HAD-IA family hydrolase: MDIRAVVFDLDGTLVGAEKPFSEVKRELRGRLVSLGIPAEEIGELTPMYEGLMELSRKTGRPFEELYSILVELEGERMKDSFLFDGAIELLDYLKGRGIKLALMTRSSRKATLIALESHNLSSYFDVILTRDDVPVEELKPNPGQLKKILETLNVPPEKTLVVGDHGYDVIPARELGSLSVLVMGHEHGRMSFQVKAESHFEVTNLIHLKELIERLLSTYVVVPAYNEEKTIGSVLEDLLRYFKREEIVVVNDGSRDRTEEIARSYSVRVLNHLVNRGLGGALGTGFAYAVRKNARLVITFDADGQHLIGDALRVMKPVAEGRADFAVGSRLKGDTSEMPLIKKFGNFVLDAVTALFAGRYVSDSQSGLRCLSGDCVRKIRITCDRYAVSSEIIIEASKAGCRIVEVPIKAVYTEYSMKKGTNVLEGVKIALNLLFDKLR; encoded by the coding sequence ATGGACATCAGGGCGGTTGTTTTCGACCTCGATGGGACTCTCGTTGGGGCTGAGAAGCCCTTCAGCGAAGTTAAAAGAGAGCTCAGGGGAAGGCTGGTCTCCCTTGGGATTCCGGCCGAGGAAATAGGCGAGCTAACTCCCATGTACGAGGGCCTTATGGAGCTGTCGCGAAAGACGGGAAGGCCTTTCGAGGAGCTCTACTCGATTCTCGTTGAGCTGGAAGGGGAAAGAATGAAGGATAGCTTCCTCTTCGATGGCGCTATTGAACTCCTCGATTACCTCAAAGGCAGGGGAATAAAGCTCGCCCTCATGACCCGGAGTTCCAGAAAAGCCACTCTCATTGCCCTAGAAAGCCATAACCTGTCCAGTTACTTCGATGTAATCTTAACGAGGGACGACGTTCCCGTTGAAGAGCTTAAACCAAATCCGGGCCAGCTGAAGAAAATTCTCGAAACCCTGAACGTCCCTCCCGAAAAAACCCTCGTCGTTGGGGACCACGGCTATGACGTTATCCCCGCTAGGGAGCTTGGTTCGCTCAGCGTTCTTGTTATGGGGCATGAACACGGCAGGATGAGCTTTCAGGTCAAGGCAGAGTCCCATTTTGAAGTGACCAACCTGATTCACCTGAAGGAACTCATTGAGAGGCTCCTCTCGACCTACGTCGTTGTTCCTGCCTATAACGAGGAAAAGACCATCGGCTCCGTTCTGGAGGACCTTCTGAGGTACTTTAAGAGGGAGGAAATAGTGGTTGTAAACGACGGCTCACGGGACAGAACTGAGGAGATAGCACGCTCCTACAGTGTTCGCGTTCTCAATCATCTCGTCAACAGGGGACTCGGCGGTGCTCTTGGAACGGGCTTTGCCTACGCGGTAAGAAAAAACGCGAGGCTCGTCATCACCTTTGACGCCGATGGACAGCACCTAATCGGCGATGCACTTCGCGTCATGAAACCAGTAGCTGAAGGAAGGGCTGATTTTGCCGTCGGTTCGAGGCTCAAGGGCGATACCAGTGAGATGCCCCTTATAAAGAAGTTCGGCAACTTCGTTCTCGACGCGGTCACGGCCCTCTTTGCCGGAAGATACGTCAGCGACAGCCAGAGCGGGCTGAGGTGCCTCAGCGGTGACTGCGTGAGGAAGATACGGATAACCTGCGACCGCTATGCCGTGTCGAGTGAGATTATCATTGAGGCATCAAAGGCCGGCTGTAGAATCGTTGAGGTGCCAATTAAGGCTGTCTATACCGAGTATTCAATGAAGAAGGGAACGAACGTTTTGGAAGGCGTTAAGATAGCGCTCAACCTTCTCTTTGACAAGCTGAGGTGA
- the cas6 gene encoding CRISPR-associated endoribonuclease Cas6: MRIEIKLRPAEEGTILPFNYNYEVYSQIIEKIYLVSPELAREVETSHADHFTFSRIMVRKRELLPDAGIRVLSDDVSLYVSSHSPELIKAVAEGFLDDPLLKIGNAAFIADNVKVLKEPEIKNEVLFSTLSPIMVRTVKFVNGRMKIWDLYPSDEMFFDKLRKVMLMRYSAIYGHMPEDKEFKLEVLKFKPVRILVRDTYFRSSLMVFRYTGSVELARFGYETGFGEKTRYGFGMVKVIDSEPRREGQG, encoded by the coding sequence ATGAGAATAGAGATCAAACTAAGACCTGCCGAAGAAGGTACAATATTGCCGTTTAATTATAACTATGAAGTTTATTCTCAAATTATTGAAAAGATTTATCTTGTTTCTCCTGAACTTGCTCGTGAAGTTGAAACGAGTCACGCCGACCATTTTACATTTTCGCGGATAATGGTTCGTAAGCGGGAGCTTTTACCCGATGCTGGGATTAGAGTTCTCTCTGACGACGTTTCCCTTTACGTTTCCTCACATTCTCCAGAGCTAATAAAAGCCGTTGCGGAGGGTTTTCTCGATGATCCCCTCCTCAAGATTGGAAACGCCGCGTTCATTGCCGATAATGTTAAAGTGCTCAAAGAACCCGAAATCAAAAACGAAGTCCTCTTCTCGACTTTAAGTCCGATAATGGTGAGAACTGTCAAGTTTGTCAACGGCAGGATGAAGATATGGGACCTTTATCCCAGCGATGAGATGTTCTTTGACAAGCTTCGCAAGGTAATGCTAATGCGCTATTCCGCAATCTACGGTCACATGCCCGAGGACAAGGAGTTCAAGCTTGAGGTTCTCAAGTTCAAGCCCGTAAGGATTCTTGTCAGGGACACGTACTTCAGGAGTTCCCTCATGGTGTTTCGCTACACCGGTTCGGTAGAGCTGGCGAGATTTGGCTATGAGACGGGTTTTGGAGAAAAGACAAGGTACGGCTTTGGAATGGTCAAGGTAATTGACTCAGAACCCAGACGAGAAGGCCAAGGATAA
- a CDS encoding MFS transporter has protein sequence MLLQLLLITLGWIFNYAHRMVVSPLLPMIKSEFHLTNAQAGLLMTALLLPYAIVQVPAGYLGDRFGRRKLLTLSIFGYSLSSAMLFFASSYWEVLAFRALYGFFSGLYYAPATALIAEAYGRRKGSALGVFMLGPPVGSGIVPFIVVPIALNLGWRYAFPVLGIMSSAVGVLLLSSLRKLEEKRVRARLSIEVGSTNLALANFLSLMAFFGVLTFLVAFLTHGGMGVERASYLFSLLSLVGVVGSLAGGFLYDRLGRRALEVVFIFNAVFIVLLALRPGLVPVLILGLTFYSVGPMVTAFTAETAEKDNLGSVMGFVNMVGFFGATVGPYFTGYLIDRLGYREAFFSIAVLYVLAEVIIKETETRVSRT, from the coding sequence ATGCTCCTCCAGTTGCTACTCATAACTCTGGGCTGGATTTTCAACTACGCCCACAGGATGGTGGTTTCTCCGCTCCTGCCCATGATTAAGTCAGAGTTCCATCTCACGAACGCTCAGGCCGGTCTTTTGATGACAGCGTTGCTCCTTCCCTACGCCATCGTTCAGGTTCCCGCCGGTTACCTCGGAGACCGCTTTGGAAGGAGAAAGCTTCTCACACTGAGTATCTTTGGCTACTCCCTCTCATCGGCGATGCTCTTCTTTGCATCGAGTTACTGGGAGGTTCTGGCTTTCAGGGCCCTCTACGGCTTCTTCTCCGGTCTCTACTACGCCCCTGCGACGGCTTTAATAGCCGAGGCCTACGGTAGGAGGAAGGGCTCTGCCCTTGGTGTCTTTATGCTCGGTCCTCCCGTCGGTTCCGGCATAGTTCCATTCATTGTCGTGCCGATAGCCCTGAACCTCGGATGGCGCTACGCCTTTCCGGTTTTGGGTATAATGAGTTCGGCTGTGGGAGTCCTGCTCCTCTCGTCCCTTAGAAAGCTTGAGGAGAAACGGGTAAGGGCAAGGCTTTCCATTGAAGTCGGGTCAACAAACCTTGCCCTTGCCAACTTTCTCTCGCTCATGGCCTTTTTTGGAGTTCTGACGTTTCTCGTGGCGTTCTTGACCCACGGGGGAATGGGGGTTGAGAGGGCTTCCTACCTGTTCTCCCTGCTCTCCTTAGTTGGTGTAGTTGGTTCTCTCGCGGGAGGTTTTCTCTACGACAGGCTCGGAAGAAGGGCGCTGGAGGTAGTGTTCATCTTCAACGCGGTTTTCATAGTGCTCCTTGCCCTAAGGCCCGGCCTCGTTCCTGTTCTGATACTCGGCCTGACGTTCTACTCCGTGGGGCCGATGGTCACAGCCTTCACAGCAGAAACAGCGGAAAAGGATAACCTGGGCTCCGTTATGGGATTCGTTAACATGGTGGGCTTCTTTGGGGCTACCGTCGGGCCCTATTTCACCGGCTACCTGATAGACAGGCTGGGTTATAGAGAAGCGTTCTTTTCCATAGCGGTTCTCTACGTTCTGGCCGAGGTAATAATAAAGGAGACAGAAACGAGGGTCAGCCGTACATGA